DNA from Thiomicrorhabdus sp. Kp2:
GCTCAATATGCCGAGGGTATTATTCATGGCAACCAAGTGCACAGCTATTTAGATGAGCCTGGTGTGGCCGAAGATTCGGTCACCGAGACCTATGCGGCTTTAAAACTCTATATTGATAATTGGCGTTGGGAAGGTGTGCCTTTCTACATTCAGACGGGTAAAAACATGAAGCAGTCTAAAACCTTGGTTTCAATCTGTTTTAAACATCCGCCTAAACAATTCTTCCGTGATTCACAGGTTAAAAAAATGGAGCCTAACTGGATTGTGTTTGGTATTCAGCCGAATGAGTCTATTAAAATCGAGATGATTGCCAAACAACCAGGCCTGGAAATTAATACCGAACAGATTAGTTTGGATGCGGCCATGAAATACGATGAAAATTCAAAAATCGATGCCTATGAAGAACTGTTATTAGATGTTATTAAAGGCGATAGGTCACTGTTCTTACGTTTTGATGAAGTCAAAGCGGCTTGGGATGTGGTTGATCCCGTTTTGTCTGAGTGGGCAAATCAAACGGATTATATTGATACGTACGCATCAGGCAGTTGGGGGCCTGAAGGTTCACATAAACTGTTTGATGATAACGAACAATATTGGCGTACCTATATTAATCCACACTGTAAAGAGTAGGCTTGCCATATGAGTTCATCTTTACCTGAAAATTGGCAAGTCTTCGATAACAGTGAAGCTCTTGCCCAGCAATGCGTAGAAGAAATTCTGCAAATTGCGGATAGGGCGATTCAAAAATATGGTGCTTTTCATTTTATTACGGCAGGCGGTTCTACACCAAACCGTTGTTATCAATTATTAGCGGAACGCCATGCCGATTGGAAAAACTGGCATATCTATATGGGGGATGAACGCGTTTTGCCGTTTAATCACTCGGAACGCAATTCCCAGGCTTTGCTCTCTCACTGGTTGAGCAATAATGATATACCCGTTAAAAATATTCATTTTATGAATACCGAAGCGGGTGCTGAAAAATCCGCTAAGGCTTATGCGAACTTACTTGCGTCAGTAGACCATTTTGATGTGTGTTTATTGGGTATGGGTGAAGATGGCCATACCGCCAGCCTGTTTCCTGGGCACGATGGAAGTGAAACTGTTCAACAGGTCTTTTCAGAATCTAATGGCAGTCAGGTCGCCCCTATTATTATAGAAAACGATTCTCCTAAGCCGCCTTCTCAACGAGTGAGTTTAAGTTACTCAGCCTTTAATCAGTGTGATTTAGTGATTAAATTGATTACAGGAGAGTCTAAGCGTAATGCTATAAGTGCCTGGCTCACAGAAGAGGCCAAGCTTCCCATTAAACAGGTTCAAGGCAAACACACTAAGGTGTATCTTAGCCAAGAGTCATTACCTTTTTAAGCCTCTTTGTATTTGATTTCTCTTTTAAAATCCACAAGTTAATCACTTAAATCTTAGAATCCTATTTTAGAGTATGTTATAAATGAGGGAGCTAAAATTCAAATAACCTTTTAACCCATTGATTTCTGAGCCAACAAGAATTGTCAATAAAGTGAAAAGTATGAACGAACAGCAAACTGATGTGTATATCTCTCTTATTAGTGTTCACGGCCTTTTCCGTGGTAATAATCTCGAATTAGGTAGAGACGCGGATACAGGAGGCCAAACTCTCTATGTTTTAGAGCTCGCTCAGGCTCTATCAGAAAGACCCGAAGTGGGTAAAGTAGAGCTTTTTACGCGTTTAGTAAAAGATAGCTCTGTTGATGCAGACTACGCCCAACCCATTGAAAAAATAAACGATAAACTCTCAATTATTAGAATCGAAGCGGGTCCAGAAGAGTATATATTCAAAGAGCAGTTGTGGGATTATCTGGATACGTTTGCTGATAATATGATGGACTATTTTCGGCATCAAAATCATTACCCCGATATTATTCACAGCCACTATGCCGACGCAGGTTATGTGGGAAGCCAGTTAGCCAATCAATTATCTATTCCGCTTATTCATACGGGGCATTCATTAGGGCGCGTTAAGCGTGCTAGACTGTTTGCCAATGGTGTGCCGTCCGAAGAGATTGAAAGCCAGTACAATATGTCCAGGCGTATTGATGCCGAAGAGCATGTATTGGCTACCGCAGAAAGGGTGATTACCAGCACTCATCAAGAGATTGAAGAGCAGTATGAAATTTATGATTTCTATCAACCAGAGCAAATGCGGGTTATTCCTCCAGGAACAAATTTAGCCCAATTTCAGCCACCATATGGCGATGAGTTAACCTCAAAACTTTATCAACAATTAACCTACTCTTTGGTTGATTCGCAAAAACCAATTATTTTGGCTTTATCAAGACCCGACCCTCGCAAAAATATTGCCGCTTTAATTGAGGCTTATGGTCAATCGCCCGAGCTACAACAACAAGCCAATTTATTGATTATTGCAGGTAACCGCGATGATGTAGAAGATTTGGAGTCAGGAGCGCAACAGGTCTTTCATGAAATCTGGGCGATGATTGACCGTTATGATTTATATGGCAAGGTCTCTTTGCCAAAACATCATAGTCGTAATGATGTCGCCTTTATTTATCGCATTGCGGCAGCGTCAGGGGGTGTGTTTGTTAACCCCGCCTTAACAGAACCGTTTGGTTTAACTTTAATTGAAGCGACTGCATCTGGTTTGCCTATTGTTGCAACAGAAGATGGTGGGCCAAGAGATATTATAGAGAATTGCCAGAATGGCATTCTTATTGACCCATTAGAACCACGAACAATTACCCAGGCATTGCTTGAGCTTTTTAAACAGCCTGAAAAGAAAAATCAAATGATTAAACATGGGTTAAGCGGTGTAGAGCAACACTATGCATGGAAAGCTCACGCAGAACGTTATTTGAATTTGATATGCCCAATTGTTAAAAATTCTGAACGGTTACCAAGAACACCGATTTCAAGACGATCAGCTCTTTATAAAGACCGTGCCTTAGTCACCAGTCTTGACCATAACCTTGTTGGAAACCCTGAAGCGTTAACTAAACTCATTGCCGTGTTAAAAGAGCACCGTAAATCAACCCTATTTATTGTTGCAACTAACAGAAGGCTTGATTCCGCTTTACGTTTACTTAAACACTACAAATTGCCTGAACCTGATACTTTAATCACCAGTTCGGGAACCGAGATTTACTATGCCCCTAAACTCAATAAAGACAAATATTGGGCTAAACACATCGATTTTCACTGGGTTAGGTATAAAATTAAAGACCTGCTAGATGAACATCCAGGCCTGTATTTACAGCCAAAATCAGAGCAAGCCCCATTTAAGATTAGTTATTACCTTAATAAGGACATTACCGATCTTGACCACATCAATGGCATACTTCATCAAGAGGATGAATCGGCAAATGTTCAGCTCTCTTTTGATAAATACCTAGATATTCTGCCTATGCGAGCTTCCAAAGGAATGGCATTGCGTTATGTGGCTGACCGTTGGCAAATACCTTTAGAAAAAATACTGGTTGCAGGTGGTTCTGGTGCGGATGAAGATATGATGCGTGGTAATACTCTTGCCGTGGTAGTGGCTAACCGTCATAAGGAAGATCTCTCACAGTTGCAAGAGTTTGAGCGAATCTATTTTGCCCAGAAAAGTTATGAAGAAGGCATTTTAGAAGCGATTGAACACTATGATTTTTTTGGTAAATGTCGTCCGCCTGAAATGGAAGAAAAAGCCGAAGCTGAAAATAGTCATGCATCAGGACGCGAGCGGGAAAACGGATGAGACTGCTTCTTTGTACCGATATGGATCGCACGGTGATACCCAATGGTATGCAAAAGGAAACGAGCGGTGCGCGAGAAAGATTTGCCGATTTTTGTGGTTTGCCAACAGTGAATTTGGTTTATGTAACAGGGCGTCATCTGGCATTAATGCAGCAAGCCGTTCAAGAATATCAGTTGCCTTTAGCAGACTATGCAATCACCGATGTAGGTACACGTATTTACCAGCAAAAAGAGCAGCTGTGGCATCCTATAACCGCATGGGAAAAAGAGATTGATCAAGATTGGCGTGGGGTTGAGCCAAAACAAATCTATGATTTACTCGACTCGATACCAGGCCTGGCAAAACAAGAATCTGAAAAACAGAACGCCCATAAAATCAGTTTTTATATTGACCTACAAAAGCTTGCCGAGCAAGACTGTTTGGCTAAAGTAAATGAACGTCTAGCACCTTTAAAAATTCAAACCAATTTGATTTGGAGTATTGATGAAACCACTCATACTGGTTTGCTAGATATTTTGCCGCCCAAAGCCAATAAACTGCACGCCATTGAGTTTTTACAGCAATACTTAGGTTATCAAAACCAAGAGGTGGTTTTTGCTGGAGACAGTGGCAATGACCTTGAAGTATTAATCAGTCCAATTCAGTCCGTTTTGGTGGCGAATGCAACGCCTGAGCTAAAAAAACAAGCATTAGAACTGGTTGAAAAACGTGGTACTGGAAAACAGTTTTTTCAAGCTATAAACGCCAATAATGACAATGGAAATTACAGTTCAGGTGTCTTGCAAGGCGTGATGCACTATCTTCCTAGGTTCAAACGACACATTCATGCTTTAGGGATTAAATATGAATCAATCAACTGAAACACAAATCACCCTATTTGGCGAAGTTTTATTTGACTGTTTTAGTCATCAAGAACAGCAACAGCAAGTTCTTGGTGGAGCTCCTTTTAATATTTGTTGGCACCTGCAAGCTTTGGGCGATAATCCCGTGTTTATCTCTCGAGTAGGTAAAGATAAACTTGGTGAAAAAATTATTCAGCAAGCCCAAGATTGGGGGATTGCTACAGACAATATTCAAATAGATGAACAGCATCCAACAGGCCAGGTACAAGTGACTTTTAAGGATGATGAACCACATTACGATATCAAAATTAACAGTGCTTACGATTTCATTAATCAGTCTGAAACACAGTTGAACAATCCAAAAGGCATTCTTTACCATGGTTCACTGGCTTTAAGAAGTAACTATGCGAAAGATCAGTTTCAAAAACTCGTTCACTCTGGAGAGTGGGATATTTTTTTAGATGTCAATTTAAGAGCGCCTTGGTGGGAACAGGAAACCTTAATTTATTGGCTTAAACAAGCAAAATGGGTCAAACTGAATTTAGATGAATTGCGTGAACTTGGGTTTCAGCAATCCAATCTTGAAACCGCAATAAAAGCATTTCAAACGACGTTTGGTAATGAGCAAGTGATTGTGACTCAAGGTGCTGATGGCGTTACCGTACTGACAGCAGATGGTTTTTTTAAAGAAACGCCTGACAAAATAGAGCAATTTGTCGATACCGTTGGCGCGGGCGATGCTTTTACCGCCGTTTATATACACGGTTTAATAAAAAAATGGTCAACTCAACAAACGATCGCAACAGCACAAAGGCTAGCCAGTAAAATCATTGGTATTCGCGGTGCAACACCCAATCAAAAATCTTTTTATCAGTCATTACTACTAGCTGATTCAATACAAAATAGTTAAGAGCAGTTAAAAGCCTATGTACGAAGAAATCTCCCATTCATTATTGAACGATATCCTCAACCAAATCAAACCAGATATTTACCAAAAAGATTTACGCCATTTCTATACACGGCTTGGTGCAAACTTTTATGCCATTCATGGTTTGTTTTCTAAGCTGTATGGTAATCGCCCAGATTTTGAACAACAGGCTTTAAAACTAGTTGAAACCATGGCTCGAAAATACATTAATCGTTTAGATGATTTAAAACAGCTAGACATTGATCGTGAACGAGACCATAACTGGTTTTTACATCAAAAATGGGTGGGAATGGCGCTCTATGCGAATGGTTTTGCTAAAGACTTAAATGATATGCAAAGCCATTTAAGCTATCTGCAAGAGCTTGGTGTCAATCTGGCTCACATTATGCCCATTATGAAATGTCCAGAAGGGCAGAGTGATGGCGGCTATGCCGTCAGTGATTTTAGAGAGGTGGATAGTCGTGCTGGAACCCTAGAAGACTTACAGAATCTCTCTACAGAGATGCGTGAACGAGATATGTTGCTGGCGTTAGATGTGGTTTTAAACCACACCTCGGACGAACACGAATGGGCCGAAAAAGCCCGTGAAGGTGACCCCGTTTACCGTGATTACTATTACACCTTTGAATCTCGTAATATCCCCGATATGTTTGAGCAAAGCATGTTGGAAGTTTTTCCAGAAACCGCACCAGGAAACTTTACCTGGGATGACAAAATGCAACGTTGGGTCATGACGGTATTCAATAATTACCAATGGGATTTAAATTACAATAATCCAGCCGTTTTTATTGAAATGCTTGATGTCATTCTCTACTGGGCAAATCAAGGGGCTGATATCCTGCGTTTGGATGCCGTTGCATTCCTTTGGAAAAAACTTGGCAGTACCTGTCAAAATGAACATGAAGCTCACTTGATATTACAATTGCTTAAAGATTGTTGCCAAGTGGTTGCGCCAGGTGTTCTGTTTATTGCTGAAGCCATTGTTGCTCCCTCAGAAGTCACCAAGTATTTTGGTGAAGATGCGGTCATTGCTAAAGAGTGTGAAATCGCCTATAACGCAACTTATATGGCTTTACTTTGGGATGCCGTGGCAACTAAAAATGCCAAATTGTTAACCCAAGGTATTAAAAGCTTACCCGTTAAATTAGAGCGTGCAACCTGGTTAAACTACATTCGCTGTCACGACGATATTGGTCTAGGCTTTGATGACAAAGACATTATTCAAGCGGGTTATAATCCGCAATCGCACCGTCGTTTTTTAATTGACTATCTTACTGGACGTTATGATGACTCTCACGCTCGTGGTCTGCCTTTCGCGGAGAACTTTAAAACAGGTGACTCGCGGATTTCAGGTTCGCTTGCTTCATTAGCAGGCCTGCAATATGCGTTCTATACTGGCGACTTGGCCGCACAAGAAGATGCTGTTAAACAGATTTTGCTGCTAAATAGCATGATTTTATCTTTTGGTGGTATTCCACTACTCTACTATGGGGACGAAATTGGCACTTTAAATGATGATTCCTACCTCGATGATCCTCATAAAGTCGATGATAATCGCTGGGTTCATCGCCCCTGCATCAATTGGGAAAAAGCAGAACTTCGACATGTTACAGGAACCATTGAATATGAAATATTTAACGGAATTAAAAAGATGATTTCTGTGCGTAAAGAAGTCAATGTGTTTGCTGATTTCAATAACCGTGAATTAATCGATGTAGGAAACCCAAATTTATTTGTTTTTAGCCGATTTAATCCACAGCAGTCTAGTGACCGAGTGTTGGTTGTGGCCAACTTTAACAACCAACCACAAAAGTTAGATCTAGAAGACGTCGGTAGTTGGGGAAGTTATGATCAAGGGCAACTGTTTGACTTACAAAGCCGCCAACAACCAGAAATCTATAACAACGCCTTAGTGATTCCAGGTTTTGGCTTCTACTGGCTAAGAGAGATGTAAATAGCGCTAAAAATGATTATCGCTCATTGCGTTTTTATAACCATCGCTACTTATCTTCTGAAAGTAGCGGAAAATCGACTTTATTATCTTCACTGCGCTTAATTCTTAAGAGTCCAAACACAATAAACGGCATTACAACTTTTACCAGGCCTGGTGAATTCTTTTTGCAAACGTAATAACAGCGGTTTTTGTCTTAATTTGCTGTATTTATTTTGAATTTTTATGTTTGGGAGAATATATGCACGTTTTTACAGTTGTTAGATCTCGTTTTTTCCTAAATTTACCTAATTTGATGGTGACGGCCTATTTAACCCGCTATAAGATTAATGTACTTAGGTTGTTATATTTGCCAGGACATTTATTAATTTTGATATGGATATTAATATGTTTTATATGCATTTATTTGAGCAACTTATATTGTTTCAAAATAAGTTTTTTGCAAAAAAAGATAGGAATTGATTGAAATTATTTGACTACATAACTTAAGTTAAAGTTAAGTATTCTTATACACGTCTTTAAGTGCAATTCATTAGCAAATACTTATGAGTATCGTGTTTTTTTATAAATTTTGGGAATAGAGATGATAAAGATGTCCAAACAATTCAAAGTAAAAAATTTAATACTACTAAGCGGTATTTTTGCAGTGTTAACGGGCTGTTCGGTTTATCCCGAAAAATTCTCTCAATCTCAAATTTCTGATAAAGCAAACGAAAACTTAAATATTTTAATAAAACAAAGCCCTCCTATTATTTCCAAAATTGATTTGTCTGACGCAATTGCTCGAGCCATTAAACATAATAGAGAACATCGGCTCAAAGTGCTTGAGTCTGTATTGTCTCAAGGTCAGCTTGATATTAATAATTTCGACATGTTACCTAGTTTGGTAGCAAAAGCAGGTTATTCTGAAAGAAATAATTATGCGGCTTCTGCAAGCACGACCTTTGTGGATGGTAAACCTCAACCGTTACCGAGTCCGCCATCCTATTCAGTCTCTCAAGACAAAGCTAGCAGTACCCAAAATATTGGTTTTACCTGGGATGTTTTAGATTTTGGACTCTCTTATATTCGTGCAAAACAACAGGCAGACAGATATTTAATTGCTAAAGAGCGTGAGCGTAAGGTTGTACATAACATTGTTCAAGATGTGCGTAAGTCATATTTTCGTGCAGTTTCTGCAGAAAAGCTTCTACAAAAGATAGAACCGCTTATGAAAGAAGCATCTTCGGCATTAGCAGATGCAGAGAAGATAGAACAAGTTAGAGCGCAGTCACCCATGGAAGCGCTCTCATATCAGCGAAACCTCCTAGAGGTTTTGAGAACTTTGCAATCTCTCCGTCAGGACCTATTAACCGCTAAGACGGACTTGTCACGTTTAATGGGGGTGAAGCCAGGCCAAGCTTTTAAATTGGCAGGTTTTGACGAGTTTGCATACAAAGATATGAGTATTCCGTTTGATTTAGAGTTCATGGAAAAGGTGGCTATAGAGCAACGTCCAGAGTTGATTGAGGCGAACTATCGTGAGCGAATCACTCTTGAAGAAACAAAAGCCGCTATGGTTCGCTTATTGCCTGGAATCTCTTTGAACGCAGGTGCTTATTATGATGATAACGCCTATCTACTAAACAACGACTGGCAAGGAATTGGTGCTCAAGTTAGTTGGAATTTATTGAATGTTTTCAATGTGAACAATGTGGATAAAGTTAATGAACTTAATAAAGCCCTGGTTAAAGAGCAAGCTATTGCCAGCTCAATGGCCGTAATCTCACAGGTGCATATCTCAAATATTCGTTTTTATGAGTCTAAGAAAAATTTCAAAATTGCAGATCAATATTATGAGGTATCCAAACGCATAGGTGAACAAGCGGTAATTTCTAACCAGATGCAAAACATGGGTGAATTAGGGCTGATTCGTGAAAAAATGAATGAATTACTTGCTGAGTTACGCCGTGATGTTGCATATTCAGATATGCAAAATAGCTTTGGTGAGATATTTACCTCTATTGGCTTAGACTTAATTGATTCTGGCTATAAAAACAAAGATCTTAATATGCTTTCCAGCGAAATTGACAGCAAGATGCAAGCTTGGAAAACTGGAACCTTTACTTTTGAAGGTAGTTTAGCAGGAGAGATGACGGAATCTAAAGCAAGAGTTGCGCAAAAAAATAAGCCTGCTGTTAAAAAAGTCTCTATTGAAGAAACGGCTGGACAAAGTCAAACTGAACTTGCCGAGCCAGAAGATAAAATGGGTATAGCAGTAATCGGTTTTGATTTAGATTCGATGCAAGTGACGCAAACCGAAGAGTTAGAGCAGTACCTTAAAAAAGCAGTTGAATTAGGGTACAAGAAGGTGATTATTACGCCTTATGCTTCTAAGGATACGGACAAAGTTGATCTTCCAGAATCTTATAACCGCCGCCTTGTTATGCGTAGAGGAATGGCGGTTAAAAGATATATAGAATCCGTTGGAGTGCCGCTTTTTGTTGATATAAATATCTTGGAGGGTGACGCGATTTACAAAGAAAGAATTGCCGAAATTAAAGCAGAAAAATAACAATGATGCACATCAAAAACAAGGTTTCTGGTTTTCTATGTCTTGGTTTATGTTTGTTTCCTTGTGTGTTGTTTGCTCAATCTATGGAAGCAAGAGCTGTGGTAAAGGCGGTGGATCGAGCAGTGTTATCTGGCGAGTTAGTGTCAACGGTTGTTTCGGTACCAAAAAAAATGGGCGATTCATTTCGTAAAGGGCAAACCTTGGTCAGGCTCGATTGCCGAGTCTTTGAGGCTCAGCTCTCCAAAGTACAGTCTGAAGTTAAACTTGCAGACTTAAAACTCAAAAATGCAAAAAAATTAAATGAGTTGCGATCAATTGGTGCGCTCGACGTTGCATTGTCTGAAGCCGAGCTTGAAAAAGCGCGTGCCGAAATGCAGATTGCTAGAATTAACGCTCAACGATGTTATATCAAGGCGCCTTATGATGGAAAAGTCGTGAAAGTTTTAGTCAATGAACAAGAGCGGGCTGGTCAAGAACCTCTTATTGAAGTTATTGGTACTAAGAGGCTCCAGGCTGAAATCATTATTCCAGGAAAGTGGGTGAAAAATATCAAGCTTAATCAAAAAGTGAATTTAAGCATTGATGAAACAGGTGAAATTGTTGAGGCAAAAGTAACTGGTTTAAATCCCACAATTGATGGCGTAAGCCAAACCTTAGAGGTGAGAGCTGAACTCTTACAGACAAAGGGTATTGTAGCTGGCATGAGTGCGACTGCGGTGTTTGATGCTCCAAAAAGCATGCCGTAAGTAGCCAAAATGTTAGTGCTAAAAAATAAAAGTCATTTCGGTAATAGATAAATCCATGAAAGTTATTAGTATTTATTTGACCGAAATAATTAAAGGTCTTTGAGGAGATATTCCATGTCAGACATTCGTTCAAAAAATCAAGCAAGTTTTTACGCTAAACGTAAACCTCTTATTGCAGCACTTGAAGCAAGGGTTTTGTTGGATGGTGCAGCTGTAGCCACAGCAGCAGATGCCATTGTTTCGGATGTTGATTTACAAGACCAACAGGCCACAGAGCAAGCTGATACTTCTGCATCGGTTGCGCCTACACGACCAGAAGCTCCAGCCCCTACCCAATATAGAGCGGCTGATCCAGCGGCCAATAATGGCAGAAAAGAGGTGGTATTTATTGATACAGGGTTAGACAATTACCAAACCCTTATTGACAGCACTCATGCAGGGGTAGAAATTCAGTTGCTTGGAGGCGATTATGATGGCCTAACACAGCTGGAAATGTGGGCTGAAACAGCTCAAGATTATGATGCCATTCATATTTTATCTCACGGGGATGTTGGTGAGTTTACTCTCGGTGCGCAGACACTAAATCGCGACAATCTTAGTGATTATTCAAATTTACTTTCCCGCGTTGGCGGCACTTTAACTGAGAGCGGTGATGTCATGCTCTATGGTTGTTATGTTGGAGCCGATGGTAACGGGCGTGACTTTGTCGATTCGTTAGCGAATTTGACAGGTGCAGACATTGCCGCATCGGATGACCTCACTGGTGCGAATACGCTTGGCGGAGATTGGGATTTAGAGTTGAATATAGGCGCTATTGAAACTCAGACCATAAATTACTCGGCTTATGCTGGACAGTTAGGTGCGCCTTCGGTGAGTAACCTTAGTCCGATTGTTATAGATGAAGGTGACCCTGCTATAACCGTTGATAGTGATATCTCCTTTTCAGGTTCAAGTGAGTTGGGTGGTGGTTATATCGAATTTCGCGTTGATAGCTCAAACAGTGGCGATCAGTTTACGTTAGATAGTGGCGGAAATATCACGGTTGTGGGTGATAATGTTTACCACTCTGGTACATTTATTGGTGTGATTGACAGCGTTTATAATGGCCAAGATGGTAATAACTTGAGAGTTAATTTTGAGTCCAATTTTGCTAACCCTTCGTTTGAGGATAGTTTGAATAGTTGGACTATCGGTGAGAACCGAGTCATTCTTGGTACAACCGTAATCAATGGTCACACCACACCTGATGATTTAACTGATCCACCAAATTCAGGCGATGATGCAGGTTCAGTGAACAGCATGACGTACTCTTCTCAGTGGTCATCAGACCAAAAGACAGATGGCCAATATTCTCTGCGTTTGTACAATTCAGGCCAAACAACAAATGGTTATGATGTTGTTCATGGCCCTTACGCTTTCTCAAGTACATTTGAAGCAAATGCGGGTGATACCCTTTATTTTGACTGGAGAGCGGCGGCTGGTGGAGATGCTTTTGATGCCTATGGATATATGATGAAATCGGATGGCTCTGAGTATGTAACGGTTTTAGATGCAACGGGTGCAAATGATTCTGGGCAGACTAACTGGGCTACACAGTCTGTGGTCGTGCCAACTTCTGGAGACTGGTACTTTGTTTTTGTAGCAGGAACTTATGACTTTACAGGCGGTAGAGCGGTTGGTGGCTCTCTGTACATTGATAATTTTCAGGTTTTTGGTGACACGGTAAACGATACGGTACTGAATGACCTGGCAAGACAGGTTGAGTACCAAAATACGGGTGTGGACTCTCTTGAAACACGCAATTTAACGGTAAGTGTGGTTGA
Protein-coding regions in this window:
- a CDS encoding efflux RND transporter periplasmic adaptor subunit: MMHIKNKVSGFLCLGLCLFPCVLFAQSMEARAVVKAVDRAVLSGELVSTVVSVPKKMGDSFRKGQTLVRLDCRVFEAQLSKVQSEVKLADLKLKNAKKLNELRSIGALDVALSEAELEKARAEMQIARINAQRCYIKAPYDGKVVKVLVNEQERAGQEPLIEVIGTKRLQAEIIIPGKWVKNIKLNQKVNLSIDETGEIVEAKVTGLNPTIDGVSQTLEVRAELLQTKGIVAGMSATAVFDAPKSMP
- the pgl gene encoding 6-phosphogluconolactonase, producing the protein MSSSLPENWQVFDNSEALAQQCVEEILQIADRAIQKYGAFHFITAGGSTPNRCYQLLAERHADWKNWHIYMGDERVLPFNHSERNSQALLSHWLSNNDIPVKNIHFMNTEAGAEKSAKAYANLLASVDHFDVCLLGMGEDGHTASLFPGHDGSETVQQVFSESNGSQVAPIIIENDSPKPPSQRVSLSYSAFNQCDLVIKLITGESKRNAISAWLTEEAKLPIKQVQGKHTKVYLSQESLPF
- a CDS encoding HAD-IIB family hydrolase, which produces MRLLLCTDMDRTVIPNGMQKETSGARERFADFCGLPTVNLVYVTGRHLALMQQAVQEYQLPLADYAITDVGTRIYQQKEQLWHPITAWEKEIDQDWRGVEPKQIYDLLDSIPGLAKQESEKQNAHKISFYIDLQKLAEQDCLAKVNERLAPLKIQTNLIWSIDETTHTGLLDILPPKANKLHAIEFLQQYLGYQNQEVVFAGDSGNDLEVLISPIQSVLVANATPELKKQALELVEKRGTGKQFFQAINANNDNGNYSSGVLQGVMHYLPRFKRHIHALGIKYESIN
- a CDS encoding HAD family hydrolase, encoding MNEQQTDVYISLISVHGLFRGNNLELGRDADTGGQTLYVLELAQALSERPEVGKVELFTRLVKDSSVDADYAQPIEKINDKLSIIRIEAGPEEYIFKEQLWDYLDTFADNMMDYFRHQNHYPDIIHSHYADAGYVGSQLANQLSIPLIHTGHSLGRVKRARLFANGVPSEEIESQYNMSRRIDAEEHVLATAERVITSTHQEIEEQYEIYDFYQPEQMRVIPPGTNLAQFQPPYGDELTSKLYQQLTYSLVDSQKPIILALSRPDPRKNIAALIEAYGQSPELQQQANLLIIAGNRDDVEDLESGAQQVFHEIWAMIDRYDLYGKVSLPKHHSRNDVAFIYRIAAASGGVFVNPALTEPFGLTLIEATASGLPIVATEDGGPRDIIENCQNGILIDPLEPRTITQALLELFKQPEKKNQMIKHGLSGVEQHYAWKAHAERYLNLICPIVKNSERLPRTPISRRSALYKDRALVTSLDHNLVGNPEALTKLIAVLKEHRKSTLFIVATNRRLDSALRLLKHYKLPEPDTLITSSGTEIYYAPKLNKDKYWAKHIDFHWVRYKIKDLLDEHPGLYLQPKSEQAPFKISYYLNKDITDLDHINGILHQEDESANVQLSFDKYLDILPMRASKGMALRYVADRWQIPLEKILVAGGSGADEDMMRGNTLAVVVANRHKEDLSQLQEFERIYFAQKSYEEGILEAIEHYDFFGKCRPPEMEEKAEAENSHASGRERENG
- a CDS encoding TolC family protein translates to MSKQFKVKNLILLSGIFAVLTGCSVYPEKFSQSQISDKANENLNILIKQSPPIISKIDLSDAIARAIKHNREHRLKVLESVLSQGQLDINNFDMLPSLVAKAGYSERNNYAASASTTFVDGKPQPLPSPPSYSVSQDKASSTQNIGFTWDVLDFGLSYIRAKQQADRYLIAKERERKVVHNIVQDVRKSYFRAVSAEKLLQKIEPLMKEASSALADAEKIEQVRAQSPMEALSYQRNLLEVLRTLQSLRQDLLTAKTDLSRLMGVKPGQAFKLAGFDEFAYKDMSIPFDLEFMEKVAIEQRPELIEANYRERITLEETKAAMVRLLPGISLNAGAYYDDNAYLLNNDWQGIGAQVSWNLLNVFNVNNVDKVNELNKALVKEQAIASSMAVISQVHISNIRFYESKKNFKIADQYYEVSKRIGEQAVISNQMQNMGELGLIREKMNELLAELRRDVAYSDMQNSFGEIFTSIGLDLIDSGYKNKDLNMLSSEIDSKMQAWKTGTFTFEGSLAGEMTESKARVAQKNKPAVKKVSIEETAGQSQTELAEPEDKMGIAVIGFDLDSMQVTQTEELEQYLKKAVELGYKKVIITPYASKDTDKVDLPESYNRRLVMRRGMAVKRYIESVGVPLFVDINILEGDAIYKERIAEIKAEK
- a CDS encoding PfkB family carbohydrate kinase encodes the protein MNQSTETQITLFGEVLFDCFSHQEQQQQVLGGAPFNICWHLQALGDNPVFISRVGKDKLGEKIIQQAQDWGIATDNIQIDEQHPTGQVQVTFKDDEPHYDIKINSAYDFINQSETQLNNPKGILYHGSLALRSNYAKDQFQKLVHSGEWDIFLDVNLRAPWWEQETLIYWLKQAKWVKLNLDELRELGFQQSNLETAIKAFQTTFGNEQVIVTQGADGVTVLTADGFFKETPDKIEQFVDTVGAGDAFTAVYIHGLIKKWSTQQTIATAQRLASKIIGIRGATPNQKSFYQSLLLADSIQNS
- a CDS encoding alpha-amylase family glycosyl hydrolase, which codes for MYEEISHSLLNDILNQIKPDIYQKDLRHFYTRLGANFYAIHGLFSKLYGNRPDFEQQALKLVETMARKYINRLDDLKQLDIDRERDHNWFLHQKWVGMALYANGFAKDLNDMQSHLSYLQELGVNLAHIMPIMKCPEGQSDGGYAVSDFREVDSRAGTLEDLQNLSTEMRERDMLLALDVVLNHTSDEHEWAEKAREGDPVYRDYYYTFESRNIPDMFEQSMLEVFPETAPGNFTWDDKMQRWVMTVFNNYQWDLNYNNPAVFIEMLDVILYWANQGADILRLDAVAFLWKKLGSTCQNEHEAHLILQLLKDCCQVVAPGVLFIAEAIVAPSEVTKYFGEDAVIAKECEIAYNATYMALLWDAVATKNAKLLTQGIKSLPVKLERATWLNYIRCHDDIGLGFDDKDIIQAGYNPQSHRRFLIDYLTGRYDDSHARGLPFAENFKTGDSRISGSLASLAGLQYAFYTGDLAAQEDAVKQILLLNSMILSFGGIPLLYYGDEIGTLNDDSYLDDPHKVDDNRWVHRPCINWEKAELRHVTGTIEYEIFNGIKKMISVRKEVNVFADFNNRELIDVGNPNLFVFSRFNPQQSSDRVLVVANFNNQPQKLDLEDVGSWGSYDQGQLFDLQSRQQPEIYNNALVIPGFGFYWLREM